The proteins below are encoded in one region of Equus przewalskii isolate Varuska chromosome 1, EquPr2, whole genome shotgun sequence:
- the ALDH1A3 gene encoding retinaldehyde dehydrogenase 3 isoform X2, whose translation MVSTSSFPERASFPIFINNEWHESKSGKKFATYNPSTLEKICEVEEGDKPDVDKAVEAAQAAFQRGSPWRRLDALSRGRLLHQLADLVERDRAVLATLETMDSGKPFLHAFFIDLEGCIKTLRYFAGWADKIQGRTIPTDDNVVCFTRHEPVGVCGAITPWNFPLLMLVWKLAPALCCGNTVVVKPAEQTPLTALYLGSLIKEVGFPPGVVNIVPGFGPTAGAAISSHPQISKIAFTGSTEVGKLVKEASSQSNLKRVTLELGGKNPCIVCADADLDLAVECAHQGVFFNQGQCCTAASRVFVEEQVYADFVRRSVEYAKKRPVGDPFDVRTEQGPQIDQKQFNKILDLIDSGKEEGAKLECGGSAMEDRGLFIKPTVFSEVTDTMRIAREEIFGPVQPILKFKSIEEVIKRANSLEYGLTAAVFTKNLDKALKLASALEAGTVWINCYNALYAQAPFGGFKMSGNGRELGEYALTEYTEVKTVTIKLDDKNP comes from the exons ATGGTCTCCACCAGCAGCTTCCCAGAGCGAGCTTCCTTCCCG ATATTCATCAACAACGAATGGCATGAATCCAAGAGTGGAAAAAAGTTTGCTACGTATAACCCGTCAACTCtagaaaaaatatgtgaagtgGAAGAAGGAGATAAG CCCGACGTGGACAAGGCCGTGGAGGCCGCACAAGCTGCCTTCCAGAGGGGCTCGCCCTGGCGCCGGCTGGATGCCCTGAGCCGCGGCCGGCTGCTGCACCAGCTGGCTGACCTCGTGGAGAGGGACCGCGCTGTCCTGGCC ACCCTGGAAACGATGGACTCGGGGAAGCCGTTCCTTCATGCCTTTTTCATTGACCTGGAGGGCTGTATTAAAACCCTCAGATACTTCGCAGGGTGGGCAGACAAGATACAGGGCAGGACCATCCCCACCG ATGACAACGTTGTGTGTTTCACCAGGCATGAGCCCGTAGGAGTGTGTGGGGCCATCACTCCC TGGAACTTCCCTCTGCTGATGCTGGTGTGGAAGCTGGCGCCCGCTCTCTGCTGTGGGAACACTGTGGTTGTGAAGCCGGCCGAACAGACTCCCCTCACTGCCCTTTATCTGGGCTCTCTGATCAAAGAG GTTGGATTCCCTCCAGGCGTGGTGAACATCGTGCCAGGATTTGGGCCCACAGCGGGAGCAGCAATTTCTTCTCACCCTCAGATCAGCAAGATAGCCTTCACTGGGTCCACAGAG GTTGGAAAGCTGGTTAAAGAAGCCTCCTCCCAGAGCAATCTGAAGAGGGTGACGCTGGAGCTGGGAGGGAAAAACCCCTGTATCGTGTGTGCCGACGCTGACT tggACTTGGCAGTGGAGTGCGCCCATCAGGGAGTGTTCTTCAACCAAGGCCAGTGCTGCACAGCTGCCTCCAGGGTGTTCGTAGAGGAGCAGGTCTACGCCGACTTTGTCAGGCGGAGCGTGGAGTATGCCAAGAAACGGCCTGTCGGAGACCCCTTCGACGTCAGAACGGAACAGGGGCCCCAG ATTGACCAAAAGCAGTTCAACAAAATCCTCGATCTGATTGAcagtgggaaggaagagggagccaAGCTGGAATGTGGGGGCTCAGCCATGGAAGACAGGGGCCTCTTCATCAAACCCACTGTCTTCTCAGAAGTTACTGACACCATGAGGATTGCCAGAGAGGAG ATTTTTGGACCGGTGCAGCCAATATTGAAGTTCAAAAGTATTGAAGAAGTGATAAAAAGAGCAAATAGCCTTGAATATGGACTCACAGCAGCTGTGTTCACAAAAAACCTCGACAAAGCACTCAAGCTGGCTTCCGCGTTAGAGGCTGGGACTGTCTG GATCAACTGCTACAATGCCCTCTACGCGCAGGCTCCATTTGGTGGCTTTAAAATGTCTGGAAATGGCAGAGAACT